The following proteins are encoded in a genomic region of Lutra lutra chromosome 16, mLutLut1.2, whole genome shotgun sequence:
- the MRPL45 gene encoding 39S ribosomal protein L45, mitochondrial: MRPLLCPRLLTLSPHPSGLCGNKMAAPMTRGLFCLSKALGWWSRQPVLVTQSTVVVPVRTKKRFTPPPYKPKFKSEKEFMEFARKAGVVIPPERLERPLHLACTAGIFDTYVPPEGDARLSSLAKEGLAQRSERLKKKVASQLSVRKIRQHDPNFKIKDFPEKAKDIFIEAHLCLNNSDHDRLHTLVTENCFPDMVWDITYKTVRWSFVESLEPPQVVQVRCSNLLNQGNIYGQITVRLHTRQTLAIYDRFGRLMYGQEDVPRDVLEYVVFEKHLVNPYGSWRMHGKIVPRWAPPKQPILKTVMIPGPQLKPWEDYEEPQGEAPQLQLS, from the exons ATGcgccctctcctctgccctcggCTCTTAACGCTTAGTCCCCATCCCAGCGGCCTTTGCGGGAACAAAATGGCAGCCCCCATGACGCGAGGGTTGTTTTGTTTATCCAAAGCTTTAGGATGGTGGTCTCGTCAG CCAGTCCTGGTGACGCAGTCCACAGTTGTAGTTCCAGTGAGAACTAAGAAACGTTTCACACCTCCTCCTTATAAACCCAAATTCAAATCAGAAAAGGAGTTTATGGAATTTGCCCGGAAAGCAGGTGTGGTCATTCCTCCAGAACGTTTGGAGCGTCCCCTACATCTGGCCTGTACAG CTGGTATCTTTGACACCTATGTTCCTCCAGAAGGTGATGCTCGCTTGTCATCTCTTGCAAAGGAAGGACTGGCACAGAGAAGTGAGCGATTGAAGAAGAAGGTGGCATCACAATTGTC AGTCCGGAAGATAAGACAACATGATccgaattttaaaataaaggactTCCCTGAAAAAGCTAAGGATATTTTTATTGAAGCTCACCTTTGTCTGAACAA ctcaGACCATGACCGGCTTCATACCTTGGTAACTGAAAACTGTTTTCCG GACATGGTCTGGGACATCACGTACAAGACTGTCCGCTGGAGCTTCGTAGAATCCTTAGAGCCACCGCAGGTGGTTCAGGTCCGCTGTTCAAATTTGCTGAACCAAGGCAACATATATGGCCAGATCACTGTCCGTCTGCACACCCGGCAG ACTCTGGCCATCTATGACCGGTTTGGCCGCCTGATGTATGGACAGGAAGATGTGCCCAGGGATGTCCTGGAGTATGTTGTGTTTGAAAAGCACCTGGTAAATCCCTATGGGAGCTGGAGAATGCACGGCAAGATCGTTCCCCGGTGGGCACCCCCTAAGCAGCCCATCCTTAAG ACGGTGATGATCCCTGGGCCCCAGCTGAAACCCTGGGAAGACTATGAAGAGCCACAGGGAGAGGCCCCTCAGCTTCAGCTGTCCTGA